A section of the Mangifera indica cultivar Alphonso chromosome 12, CATAS_Mindica_2.1, whole genome shotgun sequence genome encodes:
- the LOC123192795 gene encoding terpene synthase 10-like, with amino-acid sequence MNPASTLTRLLPRSCSVVGTSSSNSVVPGRVQCSSAAKLSDEAIVRRSANYQPTIWGDDFVQSLKSHVGKSSEERAEKLKEEVRLTLDSAVDSVQQLELIDVLQRLGLSYQFEDEIKRILDRVYKNKHKQDSLYAVALEFRLLRQHYYDVSAEVFNGFSDEKGSFHSCGSDDCKGILFLYEAAFLLKEEESKMFHSVKNFAASYLKEYIKDKVGEDEYISKLVKHALELPLHWRVPRMEARWFIDVYETRHDFNPILLELAKLHFNTLQVMHQEDLKYVSSWWRNTGHGEKLSFARDRLLVNFFWALGLKPEARFGYFRWMLTKAGVLVTTIDDVYDVYGTMDELELFTHAIERWDVNAMEQLPDFMKICYLVLLNFVNDMALHVLKVHGVDIIPCLKKAWTDLCKIYLLEAKRYHSGHIPTLAEYMNNAWISVTGPLLLVHAYFLDTDPLTKEAIECLEEYSNIICWSSTILRLANDLGTSSDELERGDVAKSIQCYMHETGASEADGREHIGEMIAATWMKMNRDRLENPHLSTTFIDIAMNLGRMAQCMYQHGDGHGIEVGQTRDNVLSVLVNPIQIQSVDSSE; translated from the exons ATGAATCCTGCATCCACTCTCACCAGATTGCTTCCAAGAAGTTGCAGCGTAGTCGGAACATCCAGCAGCAATTCGGTGGTTCCAGGCAGAGTCCAATGCAGCAGTGCCGCCAAACTGTCAGATGAAGCCATTGTTAGGCGATCAGCAAATTACCAACCTACCATTTGGGGAGATGATTTTGTTCAATCACTGAAGAGCCATGTG GGAAAATCATCAGAGGAACGGGCTGAAAAGCTGAAGGAAGAAGTGAGGCTGACGCTTGATAGTGCGGTGGATTCTGTACAGCAACTGGAGCTCATTGATGTCTTACAAAGACTTGGATTATCTTATCAGTTTGAAGATGAGATAAAGAGAATTCTCGATAGGGTCTACAAGAACAAGCATAAACAAGATAGTTTATATGCGGTAGCTCTGGAGTTTAGACTCCTAAGACAACATTACTATGATGTTTCTGCAG AAGTTTTCAATGGTTTTAGTGATGAGAAGGGAAGCTTCCATTCATGTGGTAGTGATGATTGTAAAGGAATTTTATTTCTGTATGAAGCTGCTTTTCTATTGAAAGAGGAAGAGAGTAAAATGTTCCATTCTGTCAAAAATTTTGCTGCCTCATACCTGAAGGAGTATATCAAGGACAAGGTAGGTGAAGACGAATATATTTCCAAATTAGTGAAGCATGCACTGGAGCTTCCACTGCATTGGAGGGTGCCAAGGATGGAAGCTAGGTGGTTTATCGATGTATATGAGACGAGACATGACTTCAACCCCATCTTGCTTGAGCTTGCTAAACTCCATTTCAATACACTGCAAGTAATGCACCAAGAAGATCTTAAATATGTGTCAAG CTGGTGGAGGAATACAGGTCATGGAGAGAAGCTAAGTTTTGCACGGGACAGATTGCTGGTGAATTTCTTCTGGGCTTTGGGGCTAAAACCCGAGGCCCGCTTTGGATACTTCAGATGGATGTTGACGAAGGCGGGTGTTCTGGTAACAACAATTGACGATGTTTATGACGTTTATGGTACAATGGACGAACTGGAACTCTTCACACATGCCATTGAAAG ATGGGACGTCAATGCAATGGAGCAGCTTCCAGATTTTATGAAGATTTGTTATCTTGTTCTCCTCAATTTCGTAAACGACATGGCTTTGCATGTTCTCAAAGTGCACGGAGTTGACATTATTCCTTGCCTTAAGAAAGCG TGGACAGATTTATGCAAAATCTATCTATTGGAGGCAAAGCGGTATCATAGCGGACACATCCCAACCCTTGCAGAATACATGAACAATGCATGGATTTCCGTAACGGGTCCTCTGCTTCTAGTGCATGCTTATTTTCTCGATACAGATCCACTTACAAAGGAGGCCATAGAATGCTTGGAAGAATATAGCAATATAATCTGTTGGTCATCAACGATTTTAAGACTTGCAAATGACTTAGGAACATCATCG GACGAATTGGAAAGAGGAGATGTCGCTAAATCTATACAATGTTACATGCATGAAACTGGAGCGTCCGAGGCGGATGGCCGAGAACACATAGGAGAGATGATTGCTGCGACATGGATGAAGATGAACAGAGATCGGCTTGAAAATCCTCACTTGTCGACAACTTTCATTGACATTGCAATGAATCTGGGCAGAATGGCTCAGTGCATGTACCAGCATGGAGATGGGCATGGGATTGAAGTTGGTCAGACCAGAGATAATGTATTATCTGTGCTAGTAAATCCTATTCAGATTCAATCTGTTGACAGCAGTGAATGA